A stretch of the Polaribacter pacificus genome encodes the following:
- a CDS encoding adenylosuccinate lyase codes for MNKDFLISALQSMENAKRENRDKVANIVYNNNELFPHLVSLTFLVDDKISIKATWILEWICTHGKLHLLYPHLDAFTQQIATVKFDSAIRPCSKICEFLANEYQTKNDSTIHKYLTDKHINAIVETGFDWLITPQKIAVRAYTMQSLYLFGLKLAWIHPELEHLISSKIIHESKGCKARGKKILELIKKKQKTT; via the coding sequence ATGAATAAAGATTTTTTGATTTCTGCACTACAATCAATGGAGAATGCTAAGAGAGAAAACAGAGATAAGGTAGCAAACATTGTTTACAACAATAATGAATTGTTTCCGCACTTGGTTTCTTTAACTTTTTTAGTTGATGATAAAATTTCTATCAAAGCAACTTGGATTTTAGAGTGGATTTGTACGCACGGAAAGCTTCACCTACTCTATCCACATTTGGATGCATTTACCCAACAAATAGCCACAGTAAAGTTTGATAGCGCTATAAGACCCTGTTCAAAAATATGTGAGTTTTTAGCAAATGAGTATCAGACTAAAAATGATTCAACTATCCACAAGTATCTTACTGACAAACATATAAATGCAATTGTAGAAACTGGTTTCGATTGGCTAATTACCCCTCAAAAAATAGCCGTCAGAGCATACACCATGCAAAGCCTTTACTTATTTGGCCTAAAATTAGCGTGGATTCATCCAGAATTAGAGCACTTAATTTCAAGTAAAATCATACATGAAAGCAAAGGCTGTAAAGCAAGAGGAAAAAAGATCTTAGAGCTGATAAAAAAGAAGCAAAAAACTACTTGA
- the mnmA gene encoding tRNA 2-thiouridine(34) synthase MnmA has translation MKRVIVGLSGGVDSSVTAYLLKEQGYEVIGLFMKNWHDDSVTISNECPWLEDSNDAMIVANKLGIPFQVVDLSEQYKDRIVDYMFAEYEKGRTPNPDVLCNREIKFDVFMDIAMNLGADYVATGHYCRKGEEEVNGQPVYKLLAGKDLNKDQSYFLCQLSQTQLAKALFPIGDLTKPEVRAIAKEADLITADKKDSQGLCFIGKVRLPEFLQQKLQPKEGVIVSIPQDSALYNREVSKFLNKEEELAFFATKFEYAVTDGKTVGQHQGAHYFTKGQRKGLNVGGTKEALYVIETDVVENVIYVGEGKQHKGLYRKVLFVQNEEIHWIREDLTLKTGESLAVEARIRYRQTLEKASLYKVDKGLYVSFENEQSAIQEGQFVAWYHEEELLGSGVIS, from the coding sequence ATGAAAAGAGTAATAGTTGGTCTTTCGGGAGGAGTTGATAGTAGTGTAACCGCTTATTTATTAAAAGAACAAGGCTATGAGGTTATTGGCTTGTTTATGAAAAACTGGCATGATGATTCTGTGACCATCTCTAATGAATGTCCATGGCTAGAAGATAGTAATGACGCCATGATTGTGGCGAACAAACTAGGTATTCCTTTTCAAGTAGTGGATCTTAGCGAACAATACAAAGATCGAATTGTAGACTATATGTTTGCTGAATATGAGAAAGGGAGAACACCCAATCCTGATGTGCTTTGTAATCGAGAAATTAAGTTTGATGTTTTTATGGACATCGCTATGAACTTGGGAGCTGATTATGTCGCTACTGGACATTATTGCAGAAAGGGTGAAGAAGAAGTTAATGGTCAACCTGTTTATAAATTACTTGCAGGGAAGGATCTTAACAAAGATCAATCGTATTTCTTATGTCAATTATCACAAACACAATTGGCTAAAGCACTTTTTCCTATCGGTGATTTAACCAAACCAGAAGTTAGAGCGATAGCAAAAGAAGCTGATTTAATAACGGCAGATAAGAAAGATTCTCAAGGCCTGTGTTTTATTGGTAAAGTTAGACTTCCAGAATTTTTACAACAAAAATTACAACCAAAAGAAGGGGTGATTGTTTCGATTCCACAAGATTCAGCTCTTTACAATAGAGAAGTTTCAAAATTCTTAAACAAAGAAGAAGAGTTGGCGTTTTTTGCGACAAAATTTGAGTATGCTGTAACCGATGGAAAAACGGTTGGGCAACACCAAGGAGCCCATTATTTTACCAAAGGACAACGAAAAGGATTAAATGTAGGAGGAACCAAAGAGGCTTTATATGTTATCGAGACAGATGTGGTTGAGAATGTTATTTATGTCGGAGAAGGAAAACAACACAAAGGTTTGTATAGAAAAGTACTGTTTGTTCAAAATGAAGAGATCCACTGGATTCGAGAAGATTTAACACTAAAAACAGGAGAATCCTTAGCTGTGGAGGCAAGAATTAGATACAGACAAACGCTAGAAAAAGCTTCGTTATATAAAGTAGATAAAGGGCTCTATGTGTCTTTTGAAAATGAGCAATCTGCCATTCAAGAAGGGCAATTTGTTGCCTGGTACCATGAAGAAGAGCTCTTGGGCTCTGGAGTTATTTCGTAA
- a CDS encoding S8 family serine peptidase, with amino-acid sequence MKKLSFLVAFLCCLQGFAQEDAWVFFKDKPSASTYIASPLTMLSQRALDRRLRQNIDLDTKDAPLEASYYNQIKNTAGILVLAKSKWLNAVHVQGTQNNIKRLQTSFSFVKNIEFADKSLASNSKILSKTTSIQKRQKSLETISDFNYGSSKNQIEMLKGDFLHELGFTGKGMYIAVIDAGFPNVNSLAAFKRLRDHNQILGGYDFVARSTNFYSGDSHGTNVLSTIGGYIDGQYVGTAPDASFYLFRTEDAINEVPLEESLWVEAAEKADSLGVDVINSSLGYSSFFDEPRYNYSYSDMDGKTAFISRGASVGVSRGMIIVNSAGNEGNNASWKYINPPADVATVFAVGAVDASKNIAPFSSFGPTSDNRIKPDVLAQGQGAYLISHGSGTPVQSNGTSFSSPIMAGVVACFWQAFPNLSNLQIMQRIRESADKYNNPTMQSGYGIPNFEDAYGTVLSVEDQFIFNRITVFPNPMSTSLTIQAPTEDLENIQIQFFNILGKIVLEKSGVNTKNIDVSALSPGVYLLKITKGKEQQTIKLIKK; translated from the coding sequence ATGAAAAAACTAAGCTTTTTAGTTGCTTTTTTATGCTGTCTTCAGGGGTTCGCTCAAGAAGATGCATGGGTTTTTTTTAAGGATAAGCCAAGTGCTTCAACCTATATTGCTTCTCCCTTAACCATGCTTTCTCAGCGTGCGCTAGATAGGAGATTGCGTCAAAATATCGACTTAGATACTAAAGATGCACCCCTAGAGGCATCGTATTACAATCAGATTAAAAACACAGCAGGTATCCTTGTTTTAGCTAAATCAAAATGGCTAAATGCAGTTCATGTACAAGGAACTCAAAATAATATTAAACGCCTACAAACAAGCTTTTCTTTTGTAAAAAACATTGAGTTTGCAGACAAATCTTTAGCTTCAAACAGTAAAATTCTCTCAAAAACAACAAGCATACAAAAGCGACAAAAATCCTTAGAAACAATAAGCGATTTTAATTACGGAAGCAGTAAAAATCAAATTGAAATGTTAAAAGGGGATTTTTTGCATGAGCTTGGTTTTACTGGAAAAGGAATGTATATCGCTGTAATTGATGCAGGCTTTCCAAATGTAAATAGTTTGGCAGCTTTTAAGCGTCTCAGGGATCACAATCAAATTTTAGGAGGCTATGACTTTGTTGCTAGAAGCACCAATTTTTATTCAGGTGATAGTCACGGGACCAATGTGTTATCGACTATTGGAGGCTATATAGATGGGCAATATGTTGGGACAGCACCCGATGCTTCTTTTTATTTATTTAGAACAGAAGATGCCATAAACGAAGTTCCTTTAGAAGAGAGTTTGTGGGTAGAAGCAGCTGAAAAAGCGGATAGTTTAGGGGTTGATGTTATTAATAGTTCGTTGGGTTATTCTTCCTTTTTTGATGAGCCTAGGTATAATTATTCATATAGTGATATGGATGGTAAAACAGCATTTATTTCTAGAGGGGCATCTGTTGGTGTATCTAGAGGGATGATTATTGTAAATTCTGCTGGAAATGAAGGGAATAATGCTTCTTGGAAATATATAAATCCCCCTGCTGATGTAGCTACTGTTTTTGCAGTAGGAGCCGTTGATGCTTCTAAAAACATAGCACCGTTTAGTTCTTTTGGACCAACATCAGATAACAGAATAAAGCCAGATGTGTTGGCACAAGGACAAGGAGCATATCTAATTAGTCATGGTTCAGGTACGCCAGTTCAATCAAACGGAACTTCGTTTTCTTCACCCATTATGGCTGGAGTTGTTGCCTGTTTTTGGCAAGCGTTTCCTAATCTATCAAATTTACAAATTATGCAACGCATACGTGAATCTGCAGATAAATACAACAATCCTACAATGCAGTCTGGGTATGGAATTCCAAATTTTGAGGATGCATATGGTACTGTTTTAAGTGTTGAGGATCAATTTATTTTTAATAGAATAACAGTTTTTCCAAATCCAATGAGCACTAGTTTGACGATTCAAGCTCCAACAGAAGATTTAGAAAATATTCAGATTCAATTTTTTAATATATTAGGGAAAATTGTCCTAGAGAAGTCTGGAGTAAATACAAAAAATATAGATGTATCTGCACTAAGTCCAGGAGTCTATCTTTTAAAAATCACCAAAGGAAAAGAGCAACAAACGATTAAGTTGATAAAGAAATAA
- a CDS encoding NAD(P)H-dependent flavin oxidoreductase: MKKNITELFKIKYPIVQGGMIWVSGYKLAAAVSNAGGLGLIGAGSMYPDVLREHIQKCKKATDKPFGVNVPMLYPDIEKIMDIIVEEGVKIVFTSAGNPKTWTAFLKEKGITVVHVVSSVKFALKAEAAGVDAVVCEGFEAGGHNGREETTTFTLIPMVKEQVKIPVIAAGGIGSGRGMLAAMVLGADGVQVGSRFAATKESSAHNNFKQTIVEVQDGGTALTLKELAPVRLVKNNFYLQVQELYKKNPSLEDIKGLLGRARAKKGMFEGDLDNGELEIGQVAGLIHEIKTAKEVIDEMIAEFETVKNNFNGRKQKS; the protein is encoded by the coding sequence ATGAAAAAAAATATTACAGAATTATTTAAAATAAAATACCCGATTGTTCAAGGAGGAATGATTTGGGTTTCTGGTTATAAATTAGCAGCCGCAGTTTCTAATGCAGGTGGTTTAGGTTTAATTGGTGCAGGATCTATGTACCCAGATGTGCTAAGAGAGCATATTCAGAAATGTAAAAAGGCAACTGATAAACCCTTTGGCGTTAATGTGCCTATGTTGTATCCAGATATAGAAAAAATCATGGATATCATAGTAGAAGAAGGTGTAAAAATAGTGTTTACTTCTGCAGGTAATCCAAAGACGTGGACTGCCTTTTTAAAAGAAAAAGGGATTACCGTTGTCCATGTAGTTAGTTCTGTAAAGTTCGCACTCAAAGCAGAAGCTGCAGGCGTTGACGCTGTGGTTTGTGAAGGCTTTGAAGCCGGTGGACATAATGGACGTGAAGAAACCACCACATTTACTTTAATTCCAATGGTTAAAGAGCAGGTAAAGATACCTGTCATAGCAGCAGGAGGAATTGGCTCTGGGAGAGGTATGTTGGCAGCGATGGTTTTGGGTGCTGATGGAGTTCAGGTAGGAAGCCGGTTTGCCGCAACCAAAGAGTCTTCGGCACATAATAATTTTAAACAAACTATTGTTGAGGTTCAAGATGGAGGCACTGCGCTAACGCTTAAAGAATTGGCGCCTGTTCGTCTAGTAAAAAATAATTTTTATCTGCAAGTTCAAGAACTCTATAAGAAAAACCCAAGCCTAGAAGATATTAAGGGATTATTAGGAAGAGCTCGTGCTAAAAAAGGCATGTTTGAAGGTGATTTGGACAATGGAGAGCTAGAAATTGGTCAGGTAGCAGGTCTTATTCACGAAATCAAAACAGCAAAAGAGGTTATTGATGAAATGATTGCAGAGTTTGAAACGGTGAAAAACAATTTTAATGGACGGAAGCAAAAGAGCTAA
- a CDS encoding YwbE family protein, producing MDGSKRANISAGAEVAVVQKHHQRSGELTKGLVKRILTNAPNHPHGIKVQLTSGIVGRVKEIL from the coding sequence ATGGACGGAAGCAAAAGAGCTAATATTAGTGCAGGAGCAGAAGTAGCAGTGGTGCAAAAGCATCATCAGCGCAGCGGAGAGTTAACCAAAGGTCTTGTAAAAAGAATTTTAACAAACGCTCCAAACCATCCTCATGGAATTAAAGTGCAGTTAACTTCTGGTATTGTGGGTAGGGTTAAAGAAATTTTATAA
- a CDS encoding lytic transglycosylase domain-containing protein, with the protein MKKANRYLTIVCTVLITVFFMNVISTKNIKLQKNTSDTYKIKALKLSPDLNLAGEKVPLDRHDIRERMDRELLVNTYWQSNGLLLLKRANKYFPILEPLLEKYGLPDDFKYLAVAESALIDETSSAGAAGMWHFMKATGKEYGLEINSNVDERYNIEKSTKVAAEYLKKSKERLGSWTLAAAAYNAGNYGVAKRLETQQVTSYYDALLPDETERYVFRIIALKEVLSNPKAYGFIYDEDDLYTLPKTKTVKVDTVITNIATFAKNFGTTYKDLKLHNPWLRENKLNNASRKMYEIKIPVE; encoded by the coding sequence ATGAAGAAAGCTAACAGATATCTAACTATAGTTTGCACCGTACTTATCACTGTGTTTTTTATGAATGTCATCAGCACAAAAAACATAAAGCTACAAAAGAACACTAGTGATACCTATAAAATTAAAGCTTTAAAATTATCACCAGATTTAAATCTAGCTGGAGAAAAAGTGCCGTTAGACCGACACGACATACGCGAGCGTATGGACCGTGAGTTGTTGGTAAATACGTATTGGCAATCAAATGGTTTATTACTTCTTAAAAGAGCCAATAAGTACTTCCCAATCTTAGAACCACTATTAGAAAAATATGGTTTGCCAGATGATTTTAAATACTTAGCTGTTGCAGAAAGTGCATTGATAGATGAAACTTCTTCTGCTGGAGCAGCCGGAATGTGGCACTTTATGAAAGCAACCGGGAAAGAATACGGTTTAGAGATCAATAGCAATGTTGATGAGCGTTATAATATTGAAAAATCGACAAAAGTTGCAGCAGAGTATCTAAAAAAATCAAAAGAGCGTTTAGGAAGCTGGACGCTAGCAGCAGCAGCATACAATGCAGGAAATTACGGTGTTGCCAAGCGACTAGAAACACAACAAGTAACTAGTTATTACGATGCTTTATTGCCAGATGAAACTGAACGTTATGTGTTTAGAATCATCGCTTTAAAAGAAGTCTTATCCAACCCAAAAGCTTACGGCTTTATCTATGATGAAGACGATTTATATACCCTACCAAAAACAAAGACAGTTAAAGTTGATACGGTAATTACAAACATCGCAACTTTTGCTAAAAATTTCGGAACCACTTACAAAGATTTAAAGTTACACAATCCTTGGTTGCGAGAAAACAAACTGAATAATGCGTCTCGTAAAATGTACGAGATTAAGATTCCAGTTGAGTAA
- a CDS encoding alpha/beta hydrolase, with the protein MTKTAIYFVPGMAANSKIFEHLSLDKERFDCHFLEWKIPTSKNEPLAEYAQRMCDEITHENPVLVGVSFGGVLVQEMSKLITTKKIIIISSIKSNNELPNRLKLIDKTKVYKLFPAKFIENLETYIDFFLGDYKQKKVAAYKKFLSVRDVTYLHWAIDALLHWQQRKPLTNTVHIHGSKDEVFPIKHIVDCHTIENGTHAMVLTKAKKITSIIEQAIT; encoded by the coding sequence ATGACAAAGACAGCTATTTATTTTGTACCCGGCATGGCTGCCAATAGCAAAATATTTGAACACCTCTCTTTAGACAAAGAGCGGTTTGATTGTCACTTTTTAGAATGGAAAATTCCAACAAGTAAAAATGAACCTCTAGCTGAATACGCTCAAAGAATGTGCGATGAGATTACTCATGAGAATCCTGTCCTTGTTGGTGTATCTTTTGGCGGGGTGCTGGTTCAAGAAATGAGCAAATTGATCACCACTAAAAAAATAATTATTATTTCTAGTATTAAAAGTAACAATGAGTTACCAAATCGATTAAAACTGATTGACAAAACAAAGGTTTATAAGTTGTTCCCTGCTAAGTTTATCGAAAATCTAGAAACCTATATTGACTTTTTTTTAGGGGACTACAAACAAAAAAAAGTAGCAGCTTACAAAAAATTCTTATCCGTTAGAGATGTCACCTATTTGCATTGGGCTATTGATGCTCTCTTACATTGGCAACAAAGAAAGCCCTTAACAAACACGGTTCATATACACGGCAGTAAAGATGAAGTTTTTCCAATAAAACACATTGTAGATTGCCATACTATAGAAAATGGTACTCATGCGATGGTTCTTACCAAGGCAAAAAAAATTACTTCTATTATTGAGCAGGCAATCACTTGA
- the mtaB gene encoding tRNA (N(6)-L-threonylcarbamoyladenosine(37)-C(2))-methylthiotransferase MtaB produces MNADKKVAFYTLGCKLNFSETSTIARDFTDEGFERVSFEEPADVYVINTCSVTDNADKRFKSIVKSALKQNDEAFVIGVGCYAQLKPEELAAVDGVDLVLGATEKFNVISYINDLTKNDRGEVHSCEIEEADFYVGSYSIGDRTRAFLKVQDGCDYKCTYCTIPLARGISRSDTLSNVLKNAQEISERGIKEIVLTGVNIGDYGKGEFGNKKHEHTFLELVKELDTVPGIHRLRISSIEPNLLKDETIDFVSQSDSFVPHFHIPLQSGSDDLLKKMKRRYLKGTYTNRVQQIKAKMPDACIGVDVIVGFPGETDEHFLETYNYLNDLNISYLHVFTYSERPNTEAVNMDGVVPKKVRSKRSKMLRGLSVKKRRAFYESQIGSSRTVLFESENKEGYIHGFTENYVKVKAPWNPELVNTLHNVTLTKIDEDGLVRFDFAEEKITA; encoded by the coding sequence ATGAATGCAGATAAAAAAGTAGCTTTTTATACTTTGGGGTGTAAATTAAATTTTTCAGAAACATCAACCATCGCTAGAGATTTTACCGACGAAGGTTTTGAACGTGTTTCTTTTGAAGAACCAGCAGATGTTTATGTGATTAATACTTGTTCTGTTACAGACAATGCAGACAAGCGTTTTAAATCTATCGTAAAATCAGCCCTAAAACAAAACGATGAAGCCTTTGTAATTGGTGTTGGTTGTTATGCACAATTAAAACCAGAAGAACTCGCCGCTGTAGATGGTGTTGACTTGGTGCTTGGTGCTACAGAAAAATTTAATGTGATTAGCTATATCAATGATCTTACTAAAAATGATCGAGGCGAAGTGCATTCTTGCGAGATAGAAGAGGCTGATTTTTATGTAGGCTCCTACTCTATTGGAGACAGAACTCGAGCTTTTTTAAAAGTTCAAGACGGTTGTGATTATAAATGTACTTACTGTACCATCCCTTTAGCACGAGGAATCTCTAGAAGTGATACCTTAAGCAATGTGCTAAAAAATGCTCAAGAAATTTCAGAGAGAGGCATTAAAGAAATTGTCCTTACAGGTGTGAATATTGGAGACTATGGAAAAGGAGAATTTGGCAATAAAAAACACGAGCATACTTTTTTAGAATTAGTAAAAGAATTGGATACAGTTCCCGGAATTCATCGTCTGAGAATTTCGTCTATAGAACCCAATTTGCTAAAAGATGAAACCATTGATTTTGTAAGCCAATCAGATAGTTTTGTACCACATTTTCATATTCCATTGCAAAGCGGAAGTGATGATCTACTTAAAAAAATGAAACGTCGTTATTTAAAAGGCACCTATACCAATAGGGTTCAACAAATAAAGGCTAAAATGCCTGACGCCTGTATTGGTGTTGATGTCATTGTGGGTTTCCCAGGTGAAACTGATGAACATTTTTTAGAGACTTATAATTACTTAAATGATTTAAATATTTCATATTTACATGTCTTTACTTACTCTGAAAGACCTAATACAGAAGCGGTAAATATGGACGGCGTTGTTCCTAAAAAAGTTAGAAGCAAACGAAGTAAAATGCTTAGAGGACTTTCTGTTAAAAAGAGAAGAGCTTTTTACGAAAGTCAAATAGGCAGTTCTAGAACTGTGCTTTTTGAGAGTGAAAATAAAGAGGGATATATTCATGGGTTTACAGAAAATTACGTCAAGGTAAAAGCTCCTTGGAATCCAGAACTTGTCAATACTTTACACAATGTAACTTTGACAAAAATTGATGAAGATGGTTTGGTAAGATTTGATTTTGCCGAAGAGAAAATTACAGCCTAA
- a CDS encoding antibiotic biosynthesis monooxygenase family protein: protein MIAKTPQPPYYAVIFTTLLSDNLEGYAETAKRMEELAQEQPGYLGIESARADVGITVSYWETLDAISAWKNNVEHTEAREKGRTQWYKKYVLRISKVERAYGFEN, encoded by the coding sequence ATGATCGCTAAAACACCACAACCGCCTTATTACGCAGTGATTTTTACCACACTTTTAAGCGATAATTTAGAAGGATATGCAGAAACAGCTAAGCGTATGGAAGAGCTTGCTCAAGAACAACCAGGATATTTAGGAATAGAATCTGCTAGAGCAGATGTAGGAATCACAGTTTCGTATTGGGAAACCCTTGACGCCATTAGTGCTTGGAAAAATAATGTAGAACATACAGAGGCTAGAGAAAAAGGAAGAACTCAGTGGTATAAAAAATATGTGCTCAGAATCTCTAAGGTAGAGCGTGCTTATGGGTTTGAGAATTAA
- a CDS encoding endonuclease/exonuclease/phosphatase family protein, with product MAKNRSFTSMLVFSINLVVAILLLFSYVLPYTSPLKVPLFAVLSLTVPFLTLCNVFFFVYWLLKLKKQLLLSGSVLFLGWFFSSPLFQLVSKEETTTSDLKIMSYNVRMFNYYHWSTDSHLDDKAFEFIKRESPDVLSLQEFYQSPDISFKYPHQYIKTKSKSNKFGQAIYSKFPIINSGSLDFKNSANNVIYADIVKDKDTIRIYNIHLESLKINPNKEHFGEQSSEKLIGRLSSAFQKQASQAQEFIDHEKGWKGKKIICGDFNNTAFSWVYKQIKAGKKDAFIEAGRGFGKTFNYTFPLRIDFILVDPEMDINSFETFDIRYSDHFPILAYVQLP from the coding sequence ATGGCAAAAAACAGATCGTTTACCAGCATGCTTGTTTTTTCCATCAATTTGGTTGTTGCCATATTATTGCTGTTCTCTTACGTCCTACCCTACACCTCTCCTTTAAAAGTTCCTTTGTTTGCCGTACTCAGTTTAACAGTACCTTTTTTAACCTTGTGCAACGTTTTCTTTTTTGTCTATTGGTTACTCAAATTAAAAAAGCAGCTACTTCTCTCAGGTTCGGTGTTATTTCTTGGTTGGTTTTTCTCATCTCCTTTATTTCAGCTTGTTTCTAAAGAGGAAACTACAACTAGTGATTTAAAAATAATGAGCTACAATGTAAGAATGTTTAATTATTACCATTGGAGCACAGACAGCCATTTAGACGATAAGGCATTTGAGTTTATCAAGCGAGAATCTCCTGATGTTTTAAGTTTACAAGAGTTTTACCAATCACCAGATATCTCTTTTAAATATCCACATCAGTATATCAAAACAAAATCAAAAAGCAATAAATTTGGACAAGCTATTTATTCTAAATTCCCAATTATCAATAGCGGATCTCTCGATTTCAAAAACAGTGCAAACAATGTAATTTATGCAGACATTGTAAAAGACAAGGATACAATTAGAATCTATAATATTCATTTAGAATCTTTGAAAATCAACCCAAATAAAGAACATTTTGGAGAGCAAAGTTCTGAAAAGCTAATCGGAAGACTCAGTTCTGCATTTCAAAAGCAAGCGTCACAAGCCCAGGAGTTTATCGATCATGAAAAAGGTTGGAAAGGAAAAAAAATTATCTGTGGAGACTTTAATAACACAGCTTTTTCTTGGGTATACAAGCAAATTAAAGCTGGCAAAAAAGATGCTTTTATTGAGGCTGGAAGAGGCTTTGGAAAGACCTTTAACTATACATTTCCGTTGCGGATTGACTTTATCTTAGTCGATCCAGAGATGGACATTAATAGTTTTGAAACTTTTGACATCCGCTATTCTGATCATTTTCCAATCTTAGCCTACGTTCAGTTGCCTTAA
- a CDS encoding rhomboid family intramembrane serine protease: protein MKLFNHLQYRFKQGSIVEKFIYINVAVFVLIFVFNTFGYLFQINNNLLVHWFTLPATFDGFISKPWTILTYGFVHVSFMHILSNLIALYFIGNLFISYFTEKQFITFYLLGTLFGGLVFLVSYNYFPVFSTDVSNSLLLGASAGVSAIFIGLAAYMPHYQIKFPLIGFVKLWYLAAIWVALDIIQIPAGNAGGHLAHLGGALFGFLYIGQASNTKIALWEQFENLFKRKKKPLKTVYKTKKATAKKTNTSEHQQKINHILDKISKSGYDTLSKEEKDFLFKQGAK from the coding sequence ATGAAGCTATTCAACCACTTACAATATCGATTTAAACAAGGCAGCATTGTAGAGAAATTCATCTACATCAACGTTGCTGTGTTTGTCTTGATTTTTGTTTTTAACACCTTTGGATATCTGTTTCAAATAAACAACAATCTTTTAGTACACTGGTTTACACTTCCGGCTACTTTTGATGGATTTATCAGCAAACCATGGACTATTCTAACCTATGGATTTGTTCATGTTAGTTTTATGCATATACTCAGCAATTTAATTGCCTTGTATTTTATTGGGAATTTATTTATAAGCTATTTTACAGAAAAACAATTTATTACCTTTTACCTACTGGGAACGCTATTTGGTGGGCTTGTGTTTTTAGTAAGCTATAATTATTTTCCTGTTTTTTCTACAGATGTATCTAATAGCTTGCTTCTAGGGGCATCTGCTGGTGTATCTGCCATATTTATCGGTCTAGCTGCCTATATGCCTCATTATCAGATTAAATTTCCTTTAATTGGTTTTGTAAAGCTTTGGTATTTAGCAGCAATATGGGTTGCTTTAGACATTATTCAAATACCAGCAGGTAACGCAGGTGGACATTTGGCTCACTTAGGAGGTGCTTTGTTTGGTTTTTTATATATTGGTCAGGCAAGCAACACCAAAATAGCACTATGGGAACAATTTGAAAATTTGTTTAAACGCAAAAAGAAACCCTTAAAAACAGTCTATAAAACAAAAAAAGCCACAGCAAAAAAAACAAATACATCAGAGCATCAACAAAAAATTAATCACATACTTGATAAAATTAGCAAATCGGGCTATGATACTTTAAGCAAAGAAGAAAAAGATTTTTTATTTAAACAAGGAGCTAAATAA
- a CDS encoding rhomboid family intramembrane serine protease, with the protein MGKLTDAIKHLIIINVILFIVPQMINLDLGQFFALYFPQNPNFGIWQYLTHMFMHGSFMHIAFNMYALWAFGTPLEQTWGRNKFLFFYFSAGLGAGAIYTLVNYYQFNGFYEHLIGVGFSPERIQAILDTGSYNQAAVQLSSQEMNHFYSLYHTPAVGASGAVYGVLVAFGMMFPNAKLALIFFPVPIAAKYFIPIMLFGDLFFGVTKYSIGNVAHFAHIGGAVIGFIIAWYWKKNQFRTHY; encoded by the coding sequence ATGGGAAAACTTACAGATGCTATCAAACATTTAATCATAATTAATGTGATTTTATTTATAGTTCCTCAAATGATCAATTTAGATCTTGGGCAGTTTTTTGCATTGTATTTTCCACAAAATCCAAATTTTGGAATCTGGCAATACCTAACACACATGTTTATGCATGGAAGTTTTATGCATATTGCCTTTAATATGTATGCCTTATGGGCATTTGGGACGCCTTTAGAACAAACCTGGGGAAGAAATAAATTTTTGTTTTTTTATTTTTCGGCCGGTTTGGGTGCAGGAGCCATTTATACCTTAGTTAACTACTATCAATTTAATGGTTTTTATGAGCATTTAATTGGTGTAGGCTTCTCTCCTGAGCGTATTCAAGCTATTTTAGATACTGGAAGCTATAACCAAGCAGCCGTTCAGCTTAGCAGTCAAGAAATGAATCATTTTTACAGTCTGTACCACACTCCAGCAGTGGGTGCATCTGGAGCCGTTTATGGTGTTTTGGTTGCCTTTGGAATGATGTTCCCGAATGCAAAACTAGCCTTGATCTTCTTCCCGGTCCCGATTGCTGCCAAATACTTTATTCCAATTATGTTGTTTGGAGATTTGTTTTTTGGTGTCACCAAATATTCTATCGGAAATGTTGCGCATTTTGCACATATAGGAGGGGCTGTTATTGGTTTTATCATTGCTTGGTATTGGAAAAAAAATCAATTTAGAACACATTATTAA